TGATCCGGTAAATCCCCATGCGCGGGGTGAAGGTCCGGGCGGCGCGGCGGCCCTCGGCAGTCATGGGGCCGCTCCGAAGGCAGGGGCGGCCAGATACAGCGCGTGCAGGCGCAGGTCCTCGGGCCACCCTGCCACCTGGGCCTCGAAGGCCGCGCGATCCCCGGCGTACAGGGCGCGGCTGGCGTCCTCGGCCCCGGGGAGGTCGCCGCCCATGACCGTCAGGAAGCGGTCGGCGGCGAGGCTGGCCATGCGGCGGCGCTCGCCTTCGGGGTCGGCTTTGCGGGCCTCGTCAATCAGGCGGCGCAACGCCGCTGAGGCGCCATTAGGATGGCTTTCCAGCCAGTCCCAGTGCCGGGGCAGCAGCGAGACTTCGCGCGACACCACCCCCAGCTTGGGCCGCCCGGGACCCGCCTTGGCGCCGGGGGCATGCCGGGCCAGCACCTCGTCCACGGTGCCGCGCCAG
The window above is part of the Deinococcus aquaedulcis genome. Proteins encoded here:
- a CDS encoding DUF2239 family protein; amino-acid sequence: MTQPTYTAFLGPQRLATGPLPETLRTVKAALDALASPRTQPLIVFNDETGRPVDFDWRGTVDEVLARHAPGAKAGPGRPKLGVVSREVSLLPRHWDWLESHPNGASAALRRLIDEARKADPEGERRRMASLAADRFLTVMGGDLPGAEDASRALYAGDRAAFEAQVAGWPEDLRLHALYLAAPAFGAAP